The following coding sequences lie in one Montipora foliosa isolate CH-2021 chromosome 11, ASM3666993v2, whole genome shotgun sequence genomic window:
- the LOC137975839 gene encoding uncharacterized protein, with product MMITRRVLPTSWASGQLLRAAVVREPSNKFSTTLLVRLASTSTCVSCGICWNRKYQKSAAAVSRDQMSWYSTGGGKGDSDIPSKQSAILDNPGFKKDVIRFCNQLDVNIPDKKHQFAPFIHESYLIANASKLSGSYESNEKLAFLGAQAMRKCVTEHLYHNFPELTARDIWDIQTGLLEDHLLAVAHAWNIKGITLYSRQPQDLMLRQAVLALVGAVYSHESLEKADTFVKSHLIPELTKGQIEEIKKLQHPKFILQSVTDKLGHSFLKTRLDYTKKSKSNLHLDNPFVYSVSVLCGEESNVLAQEVSHSLTLAEKKACQKALVTHYADEFHSFHLEIDNDEFALETNIDLGLIASEQRVVELDKGDASFGFHIKGGEKRKKATEQWLVFHYTTPVFISYIVPGGLADRHGGLSVGDRILAVNDKSMEGLDHERAVNLLKSVYGHVTLTVSHCREALVADQVEMKYKEMRRKKRMAELASDIWSDWHQAQANRHPSQYKDILKYHDTQQKIEKSSS from the exons ATGATGATCACGAGGCGAGTGCTTCCGACAAGTTGGGCAAGTGGTCAACTTTTGAGGGCAGCTGTGGTGAGGGAACCTTCAAATAAATTTTCGACCACCTTGCTAGTGCGCCTTGCATCCACATCAACCTGTGTTTCTTGCGGAATCTGCTGGAATCGCAAATATCAGAAATCCGCCGCAGCTGTTTCAAGAGATCAAATGTCATGGTATTCCACTGGAGGAGGCAAGGGTGATTCG GATATTCCTAGCAAACAATCTGCCATTTTGGACAACCCAG GGTTCAAGAAAGATGTTATCAGATTTTGCAATCAACTGGATGTAAATATCCCTGATAAAAAACATCAATTTGCTCCATTTATCCATGAGTCGTACCTCATAGCAAATGCTTCCAAACTATCTGGATCTTATGAGAGCAATGAAAAGTTAGCATTCCTTG GTGCTCAAGCAATGAGAAAGTGTGTTACAGAGCATCTTTACCACAATTTTCCTGAATTGACTGCAAGAGACATTTG ggaCATTCAGACTGGTTTGTTAGAGGACCATTTACTTGCAGTAGCCCATGCCTGGAACATAAAAGGAATTACTCTTTACTCA AGACAGCCTCAGGACCTCATGTTGCGCCAAGCTGTACTTGCTCTTGTTGGGGCAGTTTATTCCCATGAA AGTCTAGAAAAGGCTGATACATTTGTGAAGTCACATCTTATTCCTGAATTGACAAAGGGACAGATTGAAGAGATTAAGAAGTTGCAGCATCCAAAGTTTATCTTGCAGTCAGTAACAGATAAACTAGGACACTCTTTTTTGAAGACAAG GCTTGATTATACAAAAAAGAGCAAGTCAAATCTTCATTTGGATAATCCATTTGTCTATTCTGTCAGTGTTTTATGTGGAGAAGAAAGTAATGTCTTAGCTCAAG AAGTCTCTCACAGTTTAACCTTAGCAGagaaaaag GCATGCCAGAAGGCCCTTGTCACTCACTATGCAGATGAATTCCACAGTTTCCATCTGGAAATTGATAATGATGAATTTGCTCTGGAGACAAACATTGATCTTGGTTTGATAGCATCTGAACAGAGAGTGGTAGAACTGGATAAG gGTGATGCAAGCTTTGGTTTTCACATTAAAGGAGGAGAGAAGAGGAAAAAGGCAACTGAACAGTGGCTGGTTTTTCATTATACCACCCCAGTCTTCATTTCGTACATTGTACCAGGGGGTCTTGCAGACAG ACATGGGGGACTTTCTGTTGGTGATAGGATTCTTGCTGTGAATGATAAA AGTATGGAGGGGCTTGATCATGAGAGAGCAGTAAATCTGTTAAAATCTGTTTATG GTCATGTCACCTTGACAGTCTCGCATTGCAGAGAAG CCTTGGTTGCAGATCAGGTGGAgatgaaatacaaagaaatgagaCGCAAAAAACGCATGGCAGAGCTAGCGTCTGATATTTGGTCTGACTGGCATCAAGCTCAAGCAAACCGCCATCCATCACAGTACAAGGACATCCTCAAATATCATGATACTCAACAAAAGATTGAAAAATCATCATCTTGA